The stretch of DNA AAAAATATAAAGAAACTGATATGCAAATTGTTTTAGGTAATCATGATCTCCTGCCTAACGATTTTTGCGAGCAATTTAATATCACCGTTCATCAAAATCCAATCACTATTTACCCGTTTACATTTTCTCATCATCCGTTTAAAAATTTTTCTCATGAAAATGAATATGTCATATCGGGTCATATACATCCCACAATTCAGCTTATCGGTAAAGCCAATCAGCGCTTAAAGCTTCCCTGTTTTTTGTTTGGAGCGCAACAAGCATTATTTCCTAGTTTCGGATATTTTACGGGCGGACATGCCATAAAACCAATGGAAAATGATAAGATAATTGCAGTTGTAAATAATGAATTGATATGGCTCCCAAATCCATAGAAAATGCTTAAATTACACAAGGAAGATACCATTAATAGTTAAGCCATTTTTGTACCATATTCATTATAAGTAAAATAACCCTGTTATAATGAAACAACATTCTTTCACCATCATATTTTTTGCTTTTTAATTAGTAATAAATCTGACATTTTTTATTTAATTCTCTAAAAGTCAACGTATTGTAGAATTAAAGCCCTTGATTTCTCTTTCAAAGCTGTTATTTTGTAGCTAAAAGATTGTGGCACAGTAATTTCACTTATTACGTGTACCAAAAAAACATATTATGAGAAATTTATTGTATGTAGTCGCAGTTATTTTAATAATAGCCTGGCTATTAGGACTTACAGTTTGGAATGCTGGTTCTATTATACACATATTACTAGCATTGGCTATCATTTCTTTCTTACTTACTTTTTTGAGATCTAATACAAATGTTTAACAGTTAAAAAATAAAGTCATGGCAACACCTCAAGGCCGAAATGCTTCACGTGATCCTAAAGGAACAATGAAGTCAACTGCTCATAAGATGATGCAGGATAAAGAAACTGATAAAATGAAAAAAGAATCAGAAAAAATGGAAAAGAGGAAAAAATCGATGAAGGAAGATCGCAAAAATAATAAAGTGAACTAAAAGTAATCGATAATAGCTTTTTTAAACAAAAAACTAAATCAAAAACCAATCTGTATAATGGTCCGCTTTATTTAACGGGCCATTATATTATTAATAGTAATAAGCGGGTATTCACTATAAAATGATTTGCCGGCTATTAACAGAAGGGAAAAAATCATGAGAATAGCTCAAATAGCACCGCTCTATGAAGCCACACCTCCGTTAAAGTATGGAGGAACCGAGCGGGTGGTTTCCTACCTAACCGAAGAATTGGTTAGGCAAGGACATGAAGTTACTTTGTTTGCCTCAGGCGATTCGATAACGAATGCAGAGCTGATCTCTTGCAGTCCGAAAAGTTTAAGAACCGACAATTCATGTATTGATCCATTGGCCAGGCATTATGTGATGCTCCAAAAAGTTGCAGAACAATCGGAGCGTTTTGATATGCTTCATTTTCATATTGATTACCTCCATTTTCCGTTTTCAGTAAATAATAACTATAAACACCTTTCCACCTTACACGGACGCCTGGATTTGCCCGATTTAAAGCCGTTATATGAACAATTTTCCTATGTTCCGGTGGTTTCAATTTCTGATCATCAACGAAAACCTTTGCCTTTTGCAGGGTGGGTAGAAACGGTATATCACGGTATTCCTGCTGATTTGCATACAATTGGAAACGGGGGAGGAAATTATCTTGCATTTTTGGGTAGAATTTCACCTGAAAAAAGAGTTGACAGAGCGATTGAAATAGCAAAACGTGTTGGCATGAAAATTAAGATCGCCGCCAAGATCGACAAGGTGGATGAAGAATATTTTAATAAGAATATTTTCCCATTACTTGATCATCCTTTAGTTGAATTTATCGGCGAAATTACCGAAATTGAGAAAAGAAATTTCTTGAGAGATGCTGTAGCTCTATTGTTTCCGATTGATTGGCCGGAACCATTTGGAATGGTAATGATTGAGTCGATGGCTGCCGGAACTCCGGTAATCGCTTTTAATAAAGGCTCTGTTCCGGAGATAATTGATAATGGGCTTACCGGGTTTATCGTCGAAAATGTTGATGATGCAGTAAAGGCAGTAAATGCTTTACCTACATTATCGAGAGCCGAGTGCCGAAAGGTATTTGAACATCGTTTCAGTGCAGAGCGGATGGCCAATCAGTATCTTAGTATTTATTGCCGATTAATAGAAAACAAGAATCCCATAAATAGAACCAACCAACAACAAATACTAAATTCCCTCAAGTCTAATATAAATGTATGCGGGTGATTGTTGAATAAATCACCTGCACGATCTCTTTCGAATTCAATATAGTGTTGCTCACCCCCCAAATCAACCTAGAAATGAGTCCAGATACAATTATTCTACTTGAAAATAAATTCTATATCTCGGCAAATTCATCCTATGCCGATGACCGGACTAAAATCTTAAATCAAACAGATACGTTTGGGATTTTTGACAGGTGGGGAGATATAAAACAATTGGGAGAAGAAGTGCAAGGTATCTACCACCAGGGGACAAGATTTATCAGCGACCTTGAGTTTAAGGTTAACAATATGCGCCCTCTATTGCTGAGTTCAGCTGTAAAAGAAGAAAATGAGTTGTTGTCGGTTGACCTTACAAATCCGGTCATATTATTTGTTGAAAAAGACAATAAATTATCAATCCCCAAAGGAGAGATTTACATAGGCAGGAGCAAATTTCTCCGTGATGGATTTTGCTATGAGACCATTACCTTGACTAACTATGGAGCTGATAAATATGAGTTTCAGGCATCTTTGAAATTTCAGGCCGACTTTAAGGATATTTTTGAAGTAAGGGGTATAAGGAGAGAAAAAAGAGGTGAAATATTTGAACTAAAACACACTGCTAATAATGAGATTATCATTAGGTATAAAGGCCTTGATAAAATCGTAAGAACTACCATAATCACTCTTAATGCAAAACCTCATGACTGGGAAAATCAAACCACGGCAATATTTCACATTAAATTAAAACCTCATCAGTCGTTTATCATTCAATACGCAATAAAGTTTATTGTTGGAGAAAAAGATTACCATCATGTAATGTCATTTGATAAGGCTCAAAATCAATTAATGGGTGATATTGACAGGTACAGGAATCTTTTTGCCTATATTACTACTTCTAATGAGCAGTTTACGCATTGGATCAATCGGTCGCTAATGGATCTGAAATCCTTACTTGCGCAAACAAAGTTTGGTGTTTATCCATATGCCGGAGTTCCATGGTATAACACGGCGTTTGGGAGAGATGGTATTATCACCGCATTGGAAACCTTATGGATAGCTCCGGATATTGCACGAGACACCTTATTGTTTTTGGCCCATAATCAGGCAAAAGTCGAAAACGCCTATCAAGATGCCGAACCAGGCAAGATTTTACATGAAACACGTGGTGGCGAATTAGTAGAATGTAATGAAATACCATTTAAACAATATTATGGCTCGGTTGATTCAACACCGTTATTTATTGTGTTATGCGGGGCCTATTATAAACGTACTGCTGATCTGGAGTTCATTAGTGAAATGTGGCCATATATTGAAAAGGCATTAATGTGGATCGATAAATATGGAGATAGCGATGATGATGGATTTGCCGAATATAGCCATAAAAGCGTAAATGGTTTATTTAATCAAGGATGGAAAGATTCTCATGATTCAATTTCACATGAAGACGGTGAGTTGGCTAATCCGCCGATTGCCTTATGTGAGGTTCAGGGATATATTTATGATGCAAAGATAAAAGCAGCAGAATTGGCATACGCTCTGGATAAAGATAAACTAGGCGAAAAATTACATAATGAAGCTACAGCGCTGAAAAAAGCATTTAATGAACGATTCTGGGATGAAGAGATGGGGTGGTTTGTATTAGCCCTGGACGGTGAAAAAAAGCCATGTAAAGTAAAATCATCGAATGCCGGACATGCGCTTTTCTCCGGTATAGCTGATAAGGACAAAGCCGAGCGTTTGGCAGCTAACCTTCTTGCAGATAAAATGTTTTCAGGATGGGGAATTCGCACCCTTGCTGCGGATGAAAAAAGATACAATCCGATGTCTTATCATAATGGGTCCGTTTGGCCCCATGATGTGGCAATTATTGCATCAGGCTTTTCGAAATATGGATTTCAACAGGAGACAATGAAATTAACAGGGGCACTATTTGATGCTTCCATTTTTATTGACCTGCAACGTTTACCTGAGCTTTTTTGTGGTTTTGCAAGGCGCAAAGGAGAGGGGCCGACAGCTTATCCTGTCGCCTGCTCGCCTCAGGCATGGGCCGTAGGTGCTGTATTTATGTTACTGGAAGCTTGCTTGCATATGGAAATCAACGCACTTGAAAAGAAGATCGTATTTAAGCGACCTATAGTGCCTGAATTTCTACATAATATCATCATAGAGAATATAAAGTTGGGCAATAAAAGGGCTTCGTTTGAGCTTCATAAATACAAACATGATGCGGGTATAACTGTAAAAGAAAAACCTTCCGATTGGGAAATTTATATCATTAAATAAACCTGGTTGTCATCTATTAAGTGAATACGTTATTGGTGTAATAAAAGGTTGATAGTAAGAGAATGGCATCGTTTTTCTATTTAATTATTTACCTATTAGTAATCATTTATGATTAAATCAAATAGTGGATTAGATGCTGGCAAGGCTGGTAATGATCAACAACGCAAATAAAAGACACTAAAGATGCTAAGATCAGGCAAGGAGAGAAAAATTATCCATTGAGTGAAGAGGAAAACCCTCAAAAGAAAAGGGAAGAAAGTGAGTTTCCCTCAAAGGAGGATCCGGAAATTGTACCTGATAAAGATCAAAACAAAGAAGATATTAAAAATATAGATCCTGACCGAGATGAAAGAACCTTTTAAGCAAAACGCCGATAGCTGCTATCGGCGTTTTTAGTAACAGATGATGTTTTAAAATTATTTTGTCGTATCCCTTAACCGCTTAATAGCATCATGGCCATGTTCAACACGTTGTTTTTGGTTTACTAAAATGGTATTTGTTGCATGATCTAGATTAAGATCCTCATCATTTTCTACTTTTTTATAAGCATCTAAAGCCATATCCTCACCGTATTCACAGTCCACCAACAGTGAATGTTTGTCGTTACCGGTAAATGCGGCTTTTACGTCCATCCACGTGCGGTAAAACTTGCCACCCATGGTGGTAGATTCCTGCGGCTTACCGTTAATCTTGAAAATTTGATCGGAAAGCTCATTGATATTTTTAGAACTGTCGAATGCTAATTGTTGAAATAATGTTTTTAAATTTTCGTCTGAAGTAAGCTCTATTGCTTTTTGATAGCCCTGAACACGATCGTTGTTAATTTTTAATAAATCGTTTAATGCAGAAACTACTAATGATTGATTTTTTACATTTTCCATGATCTTACCTAATAAGTTTAACAAATGATTGGTTTACTTAAAGAGTAGAAATATCATGCCTCTTAATAATCCTTGCTAATAGGTTGGTTTGTAAATATAAATAGTTGTAATTCATGGTTTTAATTGCTCGAACTGTAGAATGTGTGGCAATAACAGGCCGGAACTCAGGAATGAGTAAGTTTCACATTTTCAATCGGTTTGATTGATATGACACGACTCCGGTAAATCAGGTATAACCCAACGGTAATTAAAGCAATTAAACCTTCTGCCAATACCGCATAGCGAGGACCGATATGCTGAGCAAGTAAACCAATTAATAAACTTCCAATAGGAATCATTCCTTGGTACGCCATCACAAAATAACTGATAGCCCGTGCCCTCATGGCTGGTATCGAGTGTGTCTGGATATAAGTATTAATGGACGAAGTTTGCGCCATCATGCCAACACCTGCAAGTGTCATGAAAAGAAGGGCCAGTGGTAACCATCCTGATAATGATAAGAATAATAAACTGACGCCTAATATAATACAGGCTGTAATCATAATTTTGATCAGGTTTTTACTTGATTTTAAGGTGGCCATATAAATGGCGCTTAAAATAGATCCTAACCCGGCGGCACTCTCAAACCAGCTGAAGGTTTTAGCATCTCCATTAAAAATGTCCTTCGCAAAAATGGGCATTAACGTATTAAATGGAATAACAAACAAACTGCTGATTGTAAGCATTAAGATCAGGCTGCTCAATTCTTTATCGCGTGAAACATATTTAAAACCTTCTTGTAATTCATCCCAGATACTGGCTTGTGAAGTAGTATGCGGTGTTAAAGATAGTTTCATCATGGATAAGCAAATTAATACAGGCAGATAACTGAAAAAGTTAATGGCAAAGCAGAAATCTTCACCCAATGTGCTTAAAATAATACCTGCAACAGCCGGACCTGCAATACGGGCAAAATTGGTCATTGTTGAATTCAATGCGATCGCATTTGGTAAGTCATCTTTATTATCAACCATGTCAACCATCATTGATTGCCTACAGGTAACATCAAATGCATTAATGATACCTTGTGCAAGACTGAGGAGTAGGATGGTTGGAATGTTGTAAAACTTAAAGAAGATAACAGCCGCTAATGCTCCGGCTTGCAGCATCGAAACAACTTGTGTGGTTATTAAAACTTTAAACCTGTTGTGACGATCAATATAACTTCCAGCGTAAGGGGATAAAATTAAAGATGGAATAAGGCTGGCAAACGTTACGATGCCCAATAATACAGCGGAACCCGTTAGGCGGTACACTAACCAGCTTACCGCTGTTTTTTGCATCCATGTTCCAATTAGTGATATAGATTGCCCATAAACAAAAAGCTTGAAATTACGGGATTTTAATGATCGGAAAATACTCATGTAGCTTTTATTTAGAATCGACAAGGCAGTTAAGAGATTCCTTAAATCTGACCTCTACAAATTTCAGCAATATGAATACATTTGTAAAATTAATTATTTTAATGATATTGATTGATAAAAACGATTGATATGGAATTGCGTCAATTAGAATATTTTGTGCATGCAGCCGAGAAGCTACACTTTACAGAAGCTGCTGCTGCAGCATTTATTACACAGTCAACCTTGTCACAGCAAATAAAAAACCTGGAAGAAGAACTAGGAATGTTGCTATTCGACAGAATAGGTAAACAAGTAAGGCTTACAGAAGCAGGACAAGTATTTCTTTCTCATGCAAAAAAAATACTGCTGAATGTAAAAAAAGCTAAGCAAGCCATAACCGACTTAAATACATTGGTAACAGGGGAGCTTAAAATAGGAGTGTCTTATGTGTTTACTTCGCGAATTCTGCCATCATTAACGTCTTTTTCAGCAAAGTATCCCGGAATTAATATTCATTTAGAATATGGTCCTTCCGAAGAATTGGATAAAAAATTAAGAGCCTCAGAACTGGATCTTATTCTTGCATTTCATAACAAGGGAGTTGATGATAACCTTGAACTTCAACCGCTCTTTAGGTCTAATATTGTGATGGTTGTTTCAAAGAAAAACAAACTATCGGAACTTAAATCGGTCACGCTTAAAGAACTTAGTCAGTTCGAACTCATTTTACCGGCTGCAGGGTTTAGCTCAAGAGAATTCATCAATGAGGTTTTTAAAAAGAATAAAATTCAACCCAAAATAAAAATGGATGTAAATGATATGCACGCCCTTTTATCCCTGTTGAAAAACAGTGATATGGTTGGCGTAATTAATGAAAAAGCATTGGGTGGATGGGATGAACTTTCGGCCGTTCCCATTGCGAATAAAAGCCTCACTCGCCAGTCATTTATTATCTGGCAAAAGGATGTTTACAGGAAAAAAGCAGCCTTGTTATTTGCAGAAGAGCTGCTTAACAAACAAGAGTAAGTTTAATACATCAGATATGTGATGACTCCCTTTCAATAAGTATGGGTTCAAGCACTATTTGTTCAGGTGGATTATCATAATAATGATGGTCTTTATTCAACTTCAAGAATAATTTTGCAGCTTCTTCACCCATTTTAACACTTTGCTGATCTATGGTGCTTAATGATGGTGATATATATGCGCCAAAAGCTTCGTTAGCAAAACCTATAACACGTATCTCATCCGGAACCTTGATATTGTATTCTTTTAACTGCTGCATTACTCCTAAAGCTGTATAATCTTCAAATGCAAACAATCCGTCAAAATCTATCTTTTTCTCGTGCAACTGCTTAATACAATCTCTGCCTAATTCAATGGAGGGTTTGCCATAAAAAATCAGCTCTTTTTCCAAAGGACGATTATATTGTTTAAGGGCATCTTTATATCCTTTAAAACGTTCTTTAAAGCTTTTGACATTTTGATCTGCTGATATGTGCACAATTCGCTTACAGCCATTTTTTATTAGATGTTCAGCCGCTAAAAAGCCTCCCCGGTAATCATCAATTCTAACGGTGGGTACTCCTAATTCATCTACAGCCCGGTCAAATAATAGTAATGGAATATCATTCTTTTTGATCTCGTAATAATGTTGGAGATCTTTTGTGCCCATGGCAATAGAAGATATAATACCATCTACCCGCGACTGAAGGAAAGTGTCAATTCCTTTCGTTTCATGATTAGAAGATTCGCTTGATTGATATAATAGAATCGTGTAACCATTTTCGTTCATTACTGTTTCAATCCCTAAAATGATTGAATTAAAGAAGGTTGCACCCAAATTAGGAACCATTACACCAATAACATTAGAACGGCCGGAGCGAAGTGCTGAAGCCACTTTGTTTTGCTGGTAATTTAAACGTTTGGCTACTTCTCTAACAGCTTCTTTTGTGGCTGCACTTATAGAAGGATGATCATTTAAGGCACGGGCAACTGATGAGAATGTAATGTTAAGTTCCTTTGCTATGTCGTGAATCGTTACCTTTTTCAATTGCGGATAATCTAATTTGGTCAGAAAAACGGAAAGCGCATCTTTAGAAAAACTACTCTAGAACACAAATCTCAAGGATGTAATAAGCCTCGGTTTTGTGTTTTTTTCAGTAGAGTAAATTTTTTTTGCAATAAAACTAAAGAAAAATTTTGTTTTAAAAAGTTTAAGTTTAATTTTACGCCAACGTTGGCGTTAATTGTGTACTTAACACTAAGGAGTAACTAAAAATGTCAATAGTCTGGGATAGCCTGATAACATGTACAAGAGATTAAAAAAATCAAGATAAATAACCGTTGGATCCCCTCCGCGGTTGAGTAGAATAAGATTTACTGGCTGTTTTTCTATTCTACAAAATATGTATAACTGGCTGTTATATATCTTTTAGAACCTGCAATAAATCTGCAGGTTTTTTTATTTTGTAGCTTGTTCCATCTTTAGACGGTTAATCCGCTAATTGTTGTAAGTTGTACGATAAAGATTAAAAAACACCTCTTTAGTTTTAGTTTTTTACTGCATAATTTCTTCCTGTTATTCAGTTTTCATTCTATCAAAACTTCCATTTTAGCTCTGTTTTAGATTAAATTAATCGCTTATTATTTGCAAAGTTGACCTGTAAATACACTTAATTATTGTTCGAAAAGATCGTTTTACTATTCAACTTGTTTCTAGTTTTTCAATGGCTCATTCAATAGATCTATCTTAATTGCTTAAAAATCAACTTTTTGATTGTTTT from Solitalea canadensis DSM 3403 encodes:
- the pdeM gene encoding ligase-associated DNA damage response endonuclease PdeM, which codes for MRITIKDNTFQLFAQKAAYWVEQETLVIGDLHIGKVFHFRKAGIAVPAQAIQNNFDRLNELMELSAPQRVIFIGDLFHSDINKEWELFCDWRKKYKETDMQIVLGNHDLLPNDFCEQFNITVHQNPITIYPFTFSHHPFKNFSHENEYVISGHIHPTIQLIGKANQRLKLPCFLFGAQQALFPSFGYFTGGHAIKPMENDKIIAVVNNELIWLPNP
- a CDS encoding LysR substrate-binding domain-containing protein, which encodes MIKTIDMELRQLEYFVHAAEKLHFTEAAAAAFITQSTLSQQIKNLEEELGMLLFDRIGKQVRLTEAGQVFLSHAKKILLNVKKAKQAITDLNTLVTGELKIGVSYVFTSRILPSLTSFSAKYPGINIHLEYGPSEELDKKLRASELDLILAFHNKGVDDNLELQPLFRSNIVMVVSKKNKLSELKSVTLKELSQFELILPAAGFSSREFINEVFKKNKIQPKIKMDVNDMHALLSLLKNSDMVGVINEKALGGWDELSAVPIANKSLTRQSFIIWQKDVYRKKAALLFAEELLNKQE
- a CDS encoding MFS transporter translates to MSIFRSLKSRNFKLFVYGQSISLIGTWMQKTAVSWLVYRLTGSAVLLGIVTFASLIPSLILSPYAGSYIDRHNRFKVLITTQVVSMLQAGALAAVIFFKFYNIPTILLLSLAQGIINAFDVTCRQSMMVDMVDNKDDLPNAIALNSTMTNFARIAGPAVAGIILSTLGEDFCFAINFFSYLPVLICLSMMKLSLTPHTTSQASIWDELQEGFKYVSRDKELSSLILMLTISSLFVIPFNTLMPIFAKDIFNGDAKTFSWFESAAGLGSILSAIYMATLKSSKNLIKIMITACIILGVSLLFLSLSGWLPLALLFMTLAGVGMMAQTSSINTYIQTHSIPAMRARAISYFVMAYQGMIPIGSLLIGLLAQHIGPRYAVLAEGLIALITVGLYLIYRSRVISIKPIENVKLTHS
- a CDS encoding LacI family DNA-binding transcriptional regulator codes for the protein MKKVTIHDIAKELNITFSSVARALNDHPSISAATKEAVREVAKRLNYQQNKVASALRSGRSNVIGVMVPNLGATFFNSIILGIETVMNENGYTILLYQSSESSNHETKGIDTFLQSRVDGIISSIAMGTKDLQHYYEIKKNDIPLLLFDRAVDELGVPTVRIDDYRGGFLAAEHLIKNGCKRIVHISADQNVKSFKERFKGYKDALKQYNRPLEKELIFYGKPSIELGRDCIKQLHEKKIDFDGLFAFEDYTALGVMQQLKEYNIKVPDEIRVIGFANEAFGAYISPSLSTIDQQSVKMGEEAAKLFLKLNKDHHYYDNPPEQIVLEPILIERESSHI
- a CDS encoding lmo0937 family membrane protein — translated: MRNLLYVVAVILIIAWLLGLTVWNAGSIIHILLALAIISFLLTFLRSNTNV
- a CDS encoding glycosyltransferase family 4 protein, with the protein product MRIAQIAPLYEATPPLKYGGTERVVSYLTEELVRQGHEVTLFASGDSITNAELISCSPKSLRTDNSCIDPLARHYVMLQKVAEQSERFDMLHFHIDYLHFPFSVNNNYKHLSTLHGRLDLPDLKPLYEQFSYVPVVSISDHQRKPLPFAGWVETVYHGIPADLHTIGNGGGNYLAFLGRISPEKRVDRAIEIAKRVGMKIKIAAKIDKVDEEYFNKNIFPLLDHPLVEFIGEITEIEKRNFLRDAVALLFPIDWPEPFGMVMIESMAAGTPVIAFNKGSVPEIIDNGLTGFIVENVDDAVKAVNALPTLSRAECRKVFEHRFSAERMANQYLSIYCRLIENKNPINRTNQQQILNSLKSNINVCG
- a CDS encoding ferritin-like domain-containing protein, which codes for MENVKNQSLVVSALNDLLKINNDRVQGYQKAIELTSDENLKTLFQQLAFDSSKNINELSDQIFKINGKPQESTTMGGKFYRTWMDVKAAFTGNDKHSLLVDCEYGEDMALDAYKKVENDEDLNLDHATNTILVNQKQRVEHGHDAIKRLRDTTK
- a CDS encoding amylo-alpha-1,6-glucosidase, whose amino-acid sequence is MSPDTIILLENKFYISANSSYADDRTKILNQTDTFGIFDRWGDIKQLGEEVQGIYHQGTRFISDLEFKVNNMRPLLLSSAVKEENELLSVDLTNPVILFVEKDNKLSIPKGEIYIGRSKFLRDGFCYETITLTNYGADKYEFQASLKFQADFKDIFEVRGIRREKRGEIFELKHTANNEIIIRYKGLDKIVRTTIITLNAKPHDWENQTTAIFHIKLKPHQSFIIQYAIKFIVGEKDYHHVMSFDKAQNQLMGDIDRYRNLFAYITTSNEQFTHWINRSLMDLKSLLAQTKFGVYPYAGVPWYNTAFGRDGIITALETLWIAPDIARDTLLFLAHNQAKVENAYQDAEPGKILHETRGGELVECNEIPFKQYYGSVDSTPLFIVLCGAYYKRTADLEFISEMWPYIEKALMWIDKYGDSDDDGFAEYSHKSVNGLFNQGWKDSHDSISHEDGELANPPIALCEVQGYIYDAKIKAAELAYALDKDKLGEKLHNEATALKKAFNERFWDEEMGWFVLALDGEKKPCKVKSSNAGHALFSGIADKDKAERLAANLLADKMFSGWGIRTLAADEKRYNPMSYHNGSVWPHDVAIIASGFSKYGFQQETMKLTGALFDASIFIDLQRLPELFCGFARRKGEGPTAYPVACSPQAWAVGAVFMLLEACLHMEINALEKKIVFKRPIVPEFLHNIIIENIKLGNKRASFELHKYKHDAGITVKEKPSDWEIYIIK